The proteins below are encoded in one region of Clostridium pasteurianum DSM 525 = ATCC 6013:
- a CDS encoding TrkH family potassium uptake protein, translating into MNFKNIKLFKINELQILIFGFLLIIFIGAILLWLPISSQNYTYTNFIDSLFVATSSTCVTGLVTVDTGTHWSDFGKVVILCLIQVGGLGFMSISTLIALILGRKITLKERLLIQQSLNSFNIQGLVKMSKYILIFTFLVEGIGATLLSIQFIPEFGFRKGLFYSIFHSISAFCNAGIDLIGNGRSLTPYYNNPIIILTIGFLIIIGGLGFFVWQEIYSLRDFKDIKKISLHSKIVITMTLFLLISGIVLFFLFELNNPATMGNMTISNKLLSSFFASVTPRTAGFNTISLTDISGNSKFLTIILMFIGGSPGSTAGGLKTTTAALIIMTVISVIKGRQDTEIYNRTIKKDLVYKAIVIVIIDMFLILISCMMLGITEKGVPLETILFECVSAFGTVGLTLNFTPELSSVGKIIIAILMFFGRLGSLTIILSMVNRRIPKSIKYPESKILIG; encoded by the coding sequence ATGAATTTTAAAAATATAAAATTATTTAAAATAAATGAACTTCAGATTTTAATATTTGGTTTTTTATTGATAATATTTATAGGTGCCATTTTATTGTGGCTTCCAATATCATCTCAAAATTATACTTATACAAATTTCATAGATTCATTATTTGTAGCCACATCTTCAACTTGTGTAACAGGTCTTGTTACTGTGGATACAGGGACTCATTGGAGTGATTTTGGAAAAGTAGTAATTTTGTGTTTGATTCAAGTTGGTGGATTGGGATTTATGTCAATTTCCACTCTTATTGCATTAATTTTAGGAAGAAAGATAACGTTAAAAGAAAGATTATTAATTCAACAGTCTCTAAATTCTTTTAATATTCAAGGGCTTGTAAAAATGTCAAAATATATACTCATATTTACCTTTTTGGTAGAAGGAATTGGAGCGACCCTTTTATCCATCCAATTTATACCGGAATTTGGATTTAGAAAGGGCTTGTTTTATTCAATATTTCATTCAATTTCTGCTTTTTGTAACGCTGGTATAGATCTTATTGGAAATGGGAGAAGTTTAACCCCATATTATAATAATCCTATAATAATATTAACTATAGGCTTTCTAATCATAATTGGAGGCCTGGGATTTTTCGTATGGCAGGAAATATATAGTTTAAGGGATTTTAAGGATATAAAAAAAATATCTCTTCATTCGAAAATTGTTATAACAATGACTCTCTTTCTTTTAATTTCTGGTATTGTATTGTTCTTTTTATTTGAATTAAATAACCCGGCTACTATGGGAAATATGACTATTAGTAATAAATTGTTGTCATCATTTTTTGCTTCAGTTACCCCAAGAACCGCAGGCTTTAATACCATTTCTCTTACAGATATAAGTGGAAACAGTAAATTTCTAACTATTATATTGATGTTTATAGGTGGGTCACCAGGTTCCACAGCAGGAGGATTAAAAACAACCACTGCAGCTTTAATTATAATGACAGTAATATCAGTAATAAAAGGCAGACAGGATACTGAAATATATAATAGAACAATAAAAAAAGATTTAGTATATAAGGCTATTGTAATAGTTATAATTGACATGTTTTTAATTCTAATATCTTGTATGATGTTAGGTATAACTGAGAAAGGAGTACCTTTAGAAACTATATTATTTGAGTGTGTATCAGCTTTTGGAACTGTAGGATTAACTTTAAATTTTACACCAGAGTTAAGTTCTGTGGGGAAAATTATTATAGCTATTCTAATGTTTTTTGGAAGATTAGGCAGTCTTACAATAATATTATCTATGGTAAATAGAAGAATTCCTAAATCTATAAAGTATCCTGAAAGTAAAATTTTAATTGGATAA
- a CDS encoding LytR/AlgR family response regulator transcription factor, which produces MKGIIVEDEFLAREELKYFIKNFSSIEIVDEFEDGLDVLKFIQQNEVDVIFLDINIASIDGVLLAKNISKFSKRPYIVFITAYREHAVEAFEVEAFDYILKPYDESRIKSMLKKLEMAYERDNEKGSAVISNKINLWKNDKIIVVDVDYIYYCTAKERITEVLTREEKYTVNLSLSEFCNNLPKDKFFRCHRSYIVNITKIKEIIPWFNNTYNLKLQDIEEEIPVSRSHIKDFKQIMNI; this is translated from the coding sequence GTGAAGGGAATAATAGTAGAAGATGAATTTTTAGCAAGAGAAGAATTAAAGTATTTCATAAAGAATTTTAGCAGTATAGAAATTGTGGATGAATTTGAAGATGGACTTGATGTGCTTAAATTCATTCAGCAAAATGAAGTGGATGTTATATTTCTTGATATAAATATAGCCTCTATTGATGGAGTGTTACTGGCAAAGAATATAAGTAAATTTTCTAAAAGACCCTATATAGTATTCATAACAGCTTATAGAGAACATGCTGTGGAAGCTTTTGAAGTTGAGGCCTTTGACTATATTTTAAAGCCCTATGATGAATCTAGAATAAAATCCATGTTAAAAAAACTGGAGATGGCCTACGAGAGAGATAACGAAAAAGGTTCTGCTGTCATATCCAATAAGATAAATTTGTGGAAAAATGATAAGATTATAGTAGTTGATGTGGATTATATATATTACTGTACTGCTAAAGAGAGGATTACAGAGGTACTTACAAGAGAAGAAAAGTATACTGTTAATCTCAGTTTATCTGAATTTTGTAATAATCTTCCAAAAGATAAATTTTTTAGATGTCACAGGTCTTATATTGTGAATATAACGAAGATAAAAGAAATAATACCTTGGTTTAACAATACCTATAATTTAAAGCTTCAGGATATAGAGGAAGAAATACCTGTAAGCAGAAGTCATATAAAAGACTTTAAGCAAATTATGAATATATGA
- a CDS encoding helix-turn-helix transcriptional regulator — MRLHRLLGIIMLLNSRGTMKAGNLAKLLETSERTIYRDIDILCESGIPITSTSGPKGGFSFMEGYKINSKDLETGDVFNILLSSMGIVTEKNTETSQQLKNSILKLENSLSEEHRNEIIKAKERFFIDSQPWWGRKIENKNVDIIKKSLFNLKKLKIYYKKFTGEISERIIRPYGVVVKNSQWYMTAFCELKNEVRIFKCSRIEAVEILKETFKMPENFSLERFWNTSKEKFVNQPTPNLKHNSYPVKIKFYEEKKKLLEGFHIQSSIQLSNKWLYTIDMLSFETACNVIFPLCDRIEVLEPLDLREYIITKTNKILNLYKSK, encoded by the coding sequence ATGAGACTTCACAGACTTTTAGGCATTATAATGCTTCTTAATTCCCGTGGAACAATGAAGGCTGGAAATCTGGCTAAATTACTTGAAACCTCAGAGAGAACCATATACAGAGATATTGATATACTTTGTGAATCAGGTATTCCCATCACCTCCACTTCCGGTCCTAAAGGAGGCTTTTCCTTTATGGAAGGCTATAAAATAAATTCAAAGGATTTGGAAACTGGAGACGTATTTAATATTTTACTTTCTAGTATGGGGATAGTGACTGAAAAGAATACAGAAACATCTCAGCAGTTAAAAAACTCCATCTTAAAGCTTGAAAATAGTTTATCTGAAGAACATAGAAATGAGATTATTAAAGCTAAGGAAAGATTTTTTATTGATTCACAGCCTTGGTGGGGTAGGAAAATTGAGAATAAAAATGTAGATATAATAAAAAAGTCTTTATTTAATTTAAAAAAGTTAAAAATATACTACAAAAAATTTACTGGAGAAATATCGGAAAGAATTATAAGACCTTACGGTGTGGTAGTAAAAAATTCGCAGTGGTATATGACAGCTTTTTGTGAACTAAAAAATGAAGTAAGAATCTTTAAATGCAGCAGGATTGAAGCTGTAGAAATACTTAAGGAAACCTTTAAAATGCCTGAAAACTTTTCCTTAGAAAGATTCTGGAATACCAGCAAAGAAAAATTTGTAAATCAACCCACTCCTAACTTAAAACATAATTCATACCCTGTTAAGATTAAATTTTATGAAGAAAAGAAAAAATTACTGGAAGGTTTTCATATACAATCTTCTATACAATTATCAAATAAATGGCTCTATACTATTGATATGTTAAGCTTTGAAACTGCCTGCAATGTAATCTTCCCTCTATGTGACAGAATAGAAGTTTTAGAACCCTTAGACCTTAGAGAGTACATAATAACAAAAACCAATAAGATTTTAAATTTATATAAATCCAAATAA
- the lrgB gene encoding antiholin-like protein LrgB: MGTSNMTPYFGILVSLISYGIGMILFKKSKGFFLFTPLFMSMVLGILFLKLGHFSYADYNNGGKIINFFLEPATIAFAIPLYKQADKLKKYWKQILASITVGSIFSVAIVYTIATLLGLDSAVMKSLLPEASTTAIALPLAQGIGGIPAITSFAVILNAVIVYAVGTKFLNIFKVKNPISKGLALGTSGHALGAARSLELGEVEGAMASIAVVIVGVVTVIVVPIFVRLL, translated from the coding sequence ATGGGAACTAGTAATATGACTCCATACTTTGGAATTTTAGTATCATTGATATCCTATGGTATAGGTATGATATTATTTAAAAAGAGTAAAGGATTCTTCCTCTTTACACCGTTATTTATGTCAATGGTTCTTGGAATATTATTTTTGAAATTAGGTCATTTTTCCTATGCAGATTACAATAATGGTGGAAAAATAATTAATTTCTTTCTTGAACCAGCTACTATAGCTTTTGCTATTCCTCTATATAAACAGGCAGATAAACTGAAAAAATACTGGAAACAGATATTGGCTTCTATTACTGTAGGATCAATATTCTCAGTTGCAATCGTTTATACAATAGCTACACTATTGGGACTTGATTCAGCTGTTATGAAATCTCTTCTTCCAGAGGCTTCAACTACAGCTATTGCATTGCCTCTAGCTCAGGGAATAGGCGGAATTCCAGCAATAACTTCTTTTGCAGTAATATTAAATGCTGTAATTGTCTATGCAGTGGGTACTAAATTTCTTAATATATTCAAGGTTAAAAATCCTATTTCAAAGGGATTGGCTTTAGGTACTTCAGGCCATGCATTAGGTGCAGCAAGAAGTCTTGAGCTAGGAGAAGTAGAAGGTGCTATGGCAAGTATTGCAGTAGTAATTGTTGGTGTTGTAACTGTAATTGTAGTACCTATATTTGTCAGATTGTTGTGA
- a CDS encoding sensor histidine kinase, protein MLYSKFIYTYNMMGKLFERAAFLIILLFILTRIQGFRRVFQKNSYEKKDLIILCMIFSVFSIIANYTGIDVEGSLVNTRIITIISGGILFGPVVGITTGVVAGLHRYLINIQGVTSFPCLISSIVAGLVAGYINKKIQKNHMWIAGIIAGMFCEGLTMIFILILSVPHQLGIDIVSKISIPMILGEVNVGFIVLLIQSVEDERDKIAGTQAKLALDIANKTLPYFRSINSESLKKICTIIKGDIKADAVAITDEKYILAYVGEDEEYYDPGKEIITEATKRSIKSGKIEIINDNFDVYNINNKIKSAIIIPLKDKEEVIGTLKIYYKRDHKITYSLECLAVGLSQIISTLMEVSKVEHIREMANKAEIRALQTKINPHFLFNALNAITSFIRINPDKARELIINLSSYLRYNIDIGDKLIDIKSELKQVRDYIEIEKARFGDKLKVIYDIDEVHVKIPSLIIEPLVENAVIHGILKVRGQGIVKISVKDCEDKVKITIEDTGPGISDEIIDKVYNDSMPENKIGIYNVHARLKLIYGEGLKIEKLQNGTKIEFYVRNVDE, encoded by the coding sequence ATGTTATATTCTAAATTTATATATACTTATAACATGATGGGAAAATTGTTTGAGAGGGCTGCTTTTTTAATTATTCTCCTGTTTATTTTAACCAGAATACAGGGATTTAGAAGGGTATTTCAAAAGAACAGTTATGAAAAAAAAGACCTGATAATTTTATGTATGATATTTTCTGTATTTTCTATAATTGCAAATTACACAGGAATAGATGTAGAAGGCTCACTGGTTAATACAAGAATCATAACTATAATATCAGGAGGTATATTATTTGGACCGGTAGTTGGTATAACTACAGGAGTAGTTGCTGGATTACATAGATATTTAATAAATATACAAGGGGTAACATCTTTCCCCTGCCTCATAAGCAGTATTGTAGCAGGTCTTGTAGCGGGGTATATAAATAAAAAGATACAGAAAAATCATATGTGGATAGCTGGCATAATTGCAGGAATGTTCTGTGAAGGTCTAACAATGATATTTATACTTATCCTCAGTGTCCCTCATCAACTGGGAATAGATATAGTATCTAAAATATCTATTCCAATGATACTTGGAGAGGTGAATGTGGGATTCATTGTACTTCTAATACAAAGTGTGGAAGATGAAAGAGACAAGATAGCGGGAACTCAGGCAAAGCTGGCACTGGATATAGCAAATAAAACTCTTCCCTATTTTAGAAGTATAAACAGTGAATCACTTAAAAAAATATGTACTATTATAAAAGGTGATATCAAAGCGGATGCAGTAGCTATAACAGATGAAAAATATATACTTGCCTATGTGGGAGAAGATGAGGAATACTATGACCCTGGTAAGGAAATAATAACGGAAGCTACTAAAAGATCTATAAAAAGTGGCAAAATAGAAATTATAAACGATAATTTTGATGTATATAACATAAATAATAAAATAAAATCTGCTATAATAATACCACTTAAAGATAAGGAAGAGGTTATAGGAACTTTAAAAATATATTATAAGAGAGATCATAAAATAACTTATTCCCTGGAGTGTCTTGCAGTGGGACTTTCGCAAATTATATCTACATTAATGGAAGTTTCAAAGGTAGAACATATAAGAGAAATGGCCAATAAAGCTGAAATAAGGGCATTGCAGACCAAGATAAATCCTCATTTTTTATTTAATGCATTAAATGCTATAACTTCATTTATAAGAATAAATCCTGATAAAGCACGGGAACTTATTATAAATTTATCCAGTTATCTAAGATATAATATAGATATAGGCGATAAACTTATAGATATAAAAAGTGAACTAAAGCAAGTTAGAGACTATATTGAAATTGAAAAGGCAAGATTTGGAGATAAATTAAAGGTTATATATGATATAGATGAAGTTCATGTGAAAATACCAAGTCTTATAATAGAACCTCTAGTGGAAAATGCAGTGATACATGGCATATTAAAAGTGAGAGGACAGGGGATTGTAAAAATAAGTGTTAAGGACTGTGAAGATAAAGTTAAAATAACTATTGAGGATACGGGACCGGGAATTAGCGATGAAATAATAGACAAAGTTTATAATGACAGTATGCCAGAAAACAAAATAGGTATCTATAATGTACATGCAAGGCTTAAACTTATCTATGGTGAAGGACTTAAAATCGAAAAGCTTCAAAATGGGACCAAAATAGAGTTTTATGTTAGAAATGTAGATGAGTAA
- a CDS encoding potassium channel family protein yields the protein MKKKQYLVIGLGRFGKSIAITLSELGNDVLAVDSREDNVQYIAPYVTQAIQANATEEENLKALGVNNFDAAIIGIGVDIQSSVVVTLLLKEMGIKYILAKANTELHAKILYKIGADKVVFPEKDTAIRVAHSMASGNILDFIKLSSEYRIAEVLCPKEWWGKSLGELHVRAKYGINIIGIKRGMEVNISLTSESRVFKDDIIVAIGGQKEIEKLENNI from the coding sequence ATGAAAAAAAAGCAATATTTAGTTATAGGTCTTGGAAGATTTGGAAAATCCATAGCCATAACTCTTTCTGAACTGGGAAATGATGTATTGGCAGTGGATTCAAGGGAGGATAATGTTCAATACATAGCTCCCTACGTAACTCAAGCTATTCAGGCAAATGCCACAGAGGAAGAAAATCTTAAAGCTCTTGGAGTAAATAATTTTGATGCTGCCATAATAGGTATAGGTGTGGATATTCAGAGCAGTGTTGTAGTTACCCTATTATTAAAGGAAATGGGTATAAAATATATACTGGCAAAGGCAAATACAGAACTACATGCAAAAATTTTATATAAAATAGGAGCAGATAAGGTGGTTTTCCCTGAAAAGGATACTGCTATAAGAGTTGCCCACAGCATGGCTTCTGGCAATATATTGGACTTTATAAAATTGTCTTCAGAATATAGAATAGCGGAAGTCCTGTGTCCTAAAGAGTGGTGGGGAAAAAGTCTTGGAGAACTCCATGTAAGAGCTAAATACGGAATAAATATTATAGGGATAAAGAGAGGAATGGAAGTAAACATATCACTTACTTCAGAATCCAGAGTATTTAAAGATGATATAATTGTAGCTATTGGAGGACAAAAGGAAATTGAAAAACTGGAAAATAATATTTAG
- a CDS encoding GyrI-like domain-containing protein has product MENKLVTIQGFKAVGITYFGNNSNGEIPNLWQVFNSRYNDIKHKSKSMLCYGICDDEMDSQGRFHYTACSQVDSFQDIPEGMETKIVPPGKYLLYTYTGDIKDIGVFYNNLFTKYLPASGHEIDLRPQFELYDSRFMNTGEFDIYIPVK; this is encoded by the coding sequence ATGGAAAACAAATTAGTAACTATACAAGGTTTCAAAGCTGTAGGTATTACCTACTTTGGCAATAATAGCAATGGAGAAATCCCAAATCTTTGGCAGGTATTCAATAGCCGCTATAATGATATAAAACATAAAAGTAAATCCATGTTATGCTATGGCATATGTGATGATGAAATGGATTCTCAGGGCAGATTTCATTATACTGCCTGTTCACAAGTGGATAGCTTTCAAGATATACCTGAAGGCATGGAAACAAAAATTGTACCACCAGGCAAATATCTCTTATATACCTATACTGGGGATATAAAAGACATAGGTGTTTTTTACAATAATCTATTTACAAAATATCTTCCCGCTTCAGGTCATGAAATTGACTTAAGACCTCAATTTGAATTATACGATTCAAGATTTATGAATACTGGAGAATTCGACATATATATACCTGTTAAATAA
- a CDS encoding HAD family hydrolase — MSIKMIVSDLDGTLVNSYKEGYKISSKLIEEIHNFERKGKIFTIATGRSKEAALSVIKELDISFPYIVYNGAEIIDKGGNQIYSDTFLLKTWILFLDRLQELGASVIFSYDGQIFCLKYTDRISVYEKKEMIKCEIIDKSLLDSNIEVNKILIIGDVEKYKQCWNELDEISKSEFRYVISEDDYMEILTKGISKGSALKKLKEYLNIKDEEVVTIGNHMNDKELIEEAHIGVAVANAVDGLKNIANIITDGEYEEGVIEVIKKFA; from the coding sequence ATGAGTATTAAAATGATTGTATCGGATTTAGATGGAACTTTAGTCAATAGTTACAAAGAAGGCTATAAAATTTCATCAAAGTTAATAGAGGAAATACATAATTTTGAGAGAAAAGGTAAAATATTTACCATAGCTACGGGGAGGTCTAAAGAAGCTGCTTTATCTGTAATCAAAGAACTGGATATAAGTTTTCCTTATATTGTATACAATGGGGCGGAGATAATTGATAAAGGGGGCAATCAAATCTATTCGGATACTTTTCTTTTGAAAACTTGGATTCTATTTTTGGATAGGCTTCAGGAACTTGGTGCTTCAGTTATATTTTCTTATGATGGACAAATATTTTGCCTTAAATACACGGATAGGATTTCTGTTTATGAAAAAAAAGAAATGATAAAATGTGAAATTATAGATAAAAGTCTTTTAGATTCCAATATAGAAGTAAATAAAATTTTAATAATAGGCGATGTAGAGAAATATAAACAGTGTTGGAATGAGTTGGATGAAATTTCAAAAAGTGAGTTTAGATATGTAATATCAGAGGATGACTATATGGAAATACTGACAAAAGGCATTTCAAAAGGCAGTGCACTTAAAAAGTTAAAAGAGTATTTAAATATAAAGGATGAGGAAGTTGTAACTATAGGTAATCATATGAATGATAAGGAATTAATTGAAGAAGCACACATAGGAGTGGCTGTTGCCAATGCAGTAGATGGATTGAAAAATATAGCAAATATTATAACAGATGGTGAATATGAAGAGGGAGTTATTGAAGTGATAAAAAAATTTGCATAG
- the lrgA gene encoding antiholin-like murein hydrolase modulator LrgA, whose protein sequence is MSSKKASGFIMQAIIFSVIMIVSNFIASKLPIPMPASVIGMIILFILLCTKAVKLEQVEDLGMALNSKIGFFFVPAGISVINSLGLMQKYGIAICLVIFAATVILLGVTGLFSDMLLKHSEIHSKDKNKAAIDDKVGLGSESRGYRTKKEVI, encoded by the coding sequence ATGAGTAGTAAAAAAGCTTCTGGATTTATAATGCAGGCAATAATTTTTTCAGTTATTATGATTGTATCAAATTTTATAGCCAGTAAACTTCCGATTCCAATGCCAGCATCTGTTATAGGAATGATAATCCTATTTATTCTTTTATGTACAAAGGCAGTTAAGCTTGAACAAGTAGAAGATCTTGGAATGGCTCTAAATTCTAAAATAGGATTTTTCTTTGTACCAGCTGGAATCTCAGTTATAAATTCTCTTGGATTAATGCAGAAGTATGGAATTGCAATATGTTTGGTTATTTTTGCAGCTACAGTAATTTTGCTGGGGGTAACAGGATTATTCTCTGATATGCTGTTAAAGCATAGTGAAATTCATTCAAAAGATAAAAATAAAGCTGCCATAGATGACAAAGTGGGATTAGGCAGTGAATCTAGAGGTTATAGAACTAAGAAAGAGGTGATTTAA
- a CDS encoding DUF434 domain-containing protein: protein MNLLEESKLKTVRRGTDPQDGRWFSKEAVLKLQKAQEELEWMLNRGYNNKSVVNIIGNHYQFSLRQRNALTRSTSSQEKCSIREKKQIQLSDCRNKCLYIDGFNLIITLEAALSKGVLVLCNDNTLRDLAGLRGTYSVIDKTDFALELIGKKLDEANISKAEFFLDMNVSNSGRLKSFILKHAEKWTMDTEVELMQRVDSFLYEQERVVTSDSIILDNCESWVNLSMDIVEEYIRDVNIVDLSGRKTAFTSDPDNCEI, encoded by the coding sequence GTGAATTTATTGGAGGAATCAAAATTAAAAACAGTAAGAAGAGGTACTGATCCGCAGGATGGCAGGTGGTTTTCAAAAGAAGCTGTTTTAAAGCTCCAAAAAGCTCAGGAAGAATTGGAATGGATGCTTAATAGAGGATACAATAATAAATCTGTAGTAAATATTATAGGAAATCACTATCAATTTTCACTGAGGCAGAGAAATGCTCTTACCCGTTCAACCTCATCACAGGAAAAGTGCAGCATAAGGGAAAAAAAGCAGATTCAGTTATCTGACTGTAGGAATAAGTGTCTATACATAGATGGATTTAATCTAATTATTACACTGGAAGCAGCACTGTCAAAGGGAGTTCTTGTATTATGTAATGACAATACTCTTAGAGACTTGGCGGGGCTTCGGGGAACTTACAGTGTTATAGATAAAACTGATTTTGCACTGGAGCTCATAGGAAAAAAGCTGGATGAAGCTAATATATCAAAGGCTGAATTTTTTCTTGACATGAATGTATCTAACTCTGGAAGGCTTAAGAGTTTTATATTGAAGCATGCAGAAAAATGGACTATGGATACCGAAGTAGAACTTATGCAGAGGGTAGATTCTTTTCTGTATGAACAGGAAAGGGTAGTTACCAGTGATTCCATAATACTTGATAACTGTGAAAGCTGGGTTAATCTATCCATGGATATAGTAGAGGAGTATATACGGGATGTAAATATAGTTGATCTAAGTGGAAGGAAGACTGCATTTACATCTGATCCTGATAATTGTGAGATATAA